In a single window of the Streptomyces brevispora genome:
- a CDS encoding amidase, which produces MSDSTTTKSRQPVCRSIHETREFLLGGHSTVTGHVLDVLGAIRAADPEFGAYVEVCGDRALREAGAADRLLAALGPAVFRSRPLLGVTVSVKDLIQTESLTTRRGSLLPNRREPADAPSVARLRAAGAIVVGKTTTSEYGWSASTVGRVSSPTRNPWALDRTVGGSSGGSAAAVAAGLCTASLGTDGAGSVRIPAAFCGVVGFKPSYGHVPYVPPCPERLSHVGPLARSVADVAALMEVLAGPDVRDPDSAGVPPVSGRAAGPLRIGWIEFPGTSAPVRDVTEGVMPVLTALGHRVERVEVPFPDPYDALVDILAAADAHGTAPGDDAWCDQGRLAVVRYGRSLGAAAVARAESTRLALRARLAAVMDSYDLLVMATVPIEPFAAEAIAPPWAADPAELRWLSWSPATYPFNLTGQPALSLPVGLTPAGLPVGLQLVGRVGDDGLVLQAAELVESALGLSLAPPGLPTEGK; this is translated from the coding sequence GTGTCAGATTCCACAACGACGAAGAGTAGGCAGCCGGTCTGCCGCAGCATTCACGAAACACGGGAATTTCTTCTCGGCGGTCATTCCACGGTCACCGGTCACGTCCTCGACGTGCTCGGTGCGATCCGTGCGGCGGACCCGGAGTTCGGCGCGTACGTCGAGGTCTGTGGGGACCGTGCGCTGCGCGAGGCCGGGGCGGCCGACCGGCTGCTCGCCGCCCTCGGCCCGGCCGTCTTCCGCAGCCGGCCGCTGCTCGGTGTCACCGTGTCGGTGAAGGACCTCATCCAGACCGAGTCCCTCACGACCCGGCGCGGCTCGCTGCTGCCGAACCGCCGTGAGCCGGCCGACGCGCCGTCGGTGGCGCGGCTGCGCGCGGCGGGCGCGATCGTCGTGGGCAAGACGACCACGTCCGAGTACGGCTGGAGCGCGAGCACGGTCGGCCGGGTCTCCTCCCCCACCCGCAATCCCTGGGCGCTGGACCGGACCGTCGGCGGGTCCAGCGGCGGGTCGGCGGCGGCCGTGGCGGCGGGTCTGTGCACCGCCTCGCTCGGCACCGACGGCGCCGGCTCGGTCCGTATCCCCGCCGCCTTCTGCGGTGTGGTCGGTTTCAAGCCCTCGTACGGGCACGTGCCGTACGTCCCGCCGTGCCCGGAGCGGCTGTCCCATGTGGGGCCGCTGGCGCGGAGCGTGGCGGACGTCGCCGCGCTGATGGAGGTCCTCGCGGGTCCCGATGTCCGCGACCCGGACTCGGCCGGGGTGCCCCCGGTGTCCGGGCGGGCGGCGGGGCCGCTGCGGATCGGCTGGATCGAGTTCCCCGGTACGTCGGCTCCGGTGCGTGATGTCACCGAGGGCGTGATGCCGGTTCTCACCGCGCTGGGCCACCGGGTCGAGCGGGTCGAGGTGCCCTTCCCCGATCCGTACGACGCGCTCGTGGACATCCTGGCCGCCGCCGACGCGCACGGCACCGCTCCCGGGGACGATGCCTGGTGCGACCAGGGGCGGCTCGCGGTCGTGCGGTACGGGCGCTCGCTCGGCGCTGCCGCGGTGGCGCGCGCCGAGAGCACCCGGCTCGCGCTGCGGGCCCGGCTCGCCGCGGTGATGGACTCCTACGACCTCCTGGTGATGGCGACCGTGCCGATCGAGCCGTTCGCGGCCGAGGCGATCGCCCCGCCGTGGGCAGCGGACCCGGCCGAACTGCGCTGGCTGTCGTGGTCGCCCGCCACGTATCCCTTCAACCTCACCGGTCAGCCCGCTCTGTCGCTGCCCGTCGGCCTGACGCCGGCCGGGCTGCCGGTCGGGCTCCAACTCGTGGGCCGCGTCGGTGACGACGGTCTCGTGCTCCAGGCCGCCGAGCTCGTCGAGTCGGCTCTCGGCCTCTCTCTGGCTCCCCCCGGCCTCCCGACGGAAGGAAAATGA
- a CDS encoding carboxymuconolactone decarboxylase family protein produces MTPRMDNPSLVVPGALQPLLDLSEVIGKVGIPQATLDLIRLRVSEINGRDWTLVDRAGVVNGADDRLPLVATWRTETVFSHAERSALAMAEAVTLMTDPQDMASDEVWEECAKYFDDKQLGALLMHVGLVNMWNRVNVASNQAPAAWR; encoded by the coding sequence ATGACTCCACGGATGGACAACCCCTCCCTGGTCGTTCCCGGTGCCCTGCAGCCCCTGCTCGACCTGTCCGAGGTCATCGGCAAGGTCGGCATCCCGCAGGCGACCCTCGACCTGATCCGCCTGCGCGTCAGCGAGATCAACGGCCGCGACTGGACCCTCGTGGACCGGGCCGGCGTGGTGAACGGCGCCGACGACCGCCTTCCGCTCGTCGCCACCTGGCGCACCGAGACCGTCTTCTCGCACGCCGAGCGCTCCGCCCTCGCCATGGCCGAGGCCGTCACCCTCATGACGGACCCGCAGGACATGGCCTCTGACGAGGTGTGGGAGGAGTGCGCCAAGTACTTCGACGACAAGCAGCTCGGCGCCCTCCTCATGCACGTCGGCCTGGTCAACATGTGGAACCGGGTCAACGTCGCCTCCAACCAGGCCCCCGCGGCCTGGCGCTGA
- a CDS encoding sulfotransferase family protein, with protein sequence MKLINAGLGRTGTTSLKVALDRLGLGPSFHMFDIVGDEERLEHWARIVCDGEEPDWRALFAGYSSAVDGPCTVYYRQLAEAFPEAKVIVTVRDAEGWYRSTYDTLYQFVLRSKEHPPEPGSRQERLLRVVSTMVWDGIFEGRFEDKDHAVAAYHRHNEDVVRALGADNVLVYDVRQGWEPLCAFLGADVPDEEFPHANDSAAMRQRIAQAAGAPETTPVATG encoded by the coding sequence GTGAAGCTCATCAACGCCGGCCTGGGCAGGACCGGCACGACCTCGCTGAAGGTGGCCCTGGACCGGCTGGGCCTGGGGCCCTCCTTCCACATGTTCGACATCGTGGGCGACGAAGAGCGCCTGGAGCACTGGGCAAGGATCGTCTGCGACGGTGAGGAACCCGACTGGCGGGCACTGTTCGCCGGATACTCCTCCGCGGTCGACGGCCCCTGCACCGTCTATTACCGGCAGCTCGCCGAGGCCTTCCCCGAGGCCAAGGTCATCGTCACCGTCCGGGACGCCGAGGGCTGGTACCGGAGCACCTACGACACGCTCTACCAGTTCGTCCTGCGCAGCAAGGAACACCCGCCGGAGCCCGGCTCCCGCCAGGAGCGGCTGCTCCGCGTCGTCAGCACCATGGTCTGGGACGGCATCTTCGAGGGCCGCTTCGAGGACAAGGACCACGCCGTCGCGGCGTACCACCGGCACAACGAGGACGTCGTGCGCGCCCTCGGCGCCGACAACGTCCTCGTCTACGACGTGCGGCAGGGCTGGGAGCCGCTGTGCGCCTTCCTCGGGGCCGACGTCCCCGACGAGGAGTTCCCGCACGCCAACGACTCCGCCGCCATGCGGCAGCGGATCGCTCAGGCGGCCGGCGCCCCGGAGACCACCCCGGTCGCGACCGGCTGA
- a CDS encoding dTDP-4-dehydrorhamnose 3,5-epimerase family protein — protein sequence MLITEMTVPGAYRVEPEPLSDRRGHFFESVRASAIQAESGWDFSVRQVNYSVSKKNTLRGIHGTKVPPGQAKFVSCVRGSALDIAVDLRVGSPTFGQYDVTYQSPETGTAVYLPDGIGHAFLALTDDTCMSYLCSQEYVPGTMIDVDALDPEIGLPWGLEEPPVRSDKDAVAPTLAQAAAMGLLPTYEQCLPRPFGVLRNG from the coding sequence GTGTTGATCACGGAAATGACGGTCCCGGGCGCCTACCGCGTCGAGCCGGAACCGCTGAGCGACCGGCGGGGACATTTCTTCGAATCGGTACGCGCCAGCGCGATCCAGGCCGAGAGCGGCTGGGACTTCTCGGTCCGCCAGGTCAATTACTCGGTGTCCAAGAAGAACACCCTGCGGGGAATTCACGGCACCAAGGTCCCGCCCGGCCAGGCGAAATTCGTGAGCTGTGTACGGGGCAGTGCGCTCGATATCGCGGTCGACCTCCGGGTCGGTTCCCCGACCTTCGGGCAGTACGACGTCACCTACCAGAGCCCGGAGACGGGCACGGCCGTGTACCTGCCCGACGGCATCGGCCACGCCTTCCTGGCCCTGACCGACGACACCTGCATGAGCTACCTCTGCTCGCAGGAGTACGTGCCCGGCACGATGATCGACGTCGACGCGCTCGACCCGGAGATCGGCCTGCCGTGGGGCCTGGAGGAACCGCCGGTCCGCTCGGACAAGGACGCCGTGGCGCCCACCCTCGCCCAGGCGGCCGCGATGGGCCTCCTGCCCACGTACGAGCAGTGCCTGCCGCGTCCCTTCGGAGTCCTGCGCAACGGCTGA
- a CDS encoding Gfo/Idh/MocA family protein encodes MNIEDLTPGQESERRAGIGIIGCADIAVRRAIPAIRKSPFDLVAVASRSLAKAESVAAGTGCAAVEGYEALLRMPGVDAVYVPLPNSEHAEWARRALEAGKHVLIEKPAVQSAGTARGLVELAEERGLLVMENFAFLRHPQHDRAQDLLAEGAIGELRSFNGVFGIPPTDPNGIKYQAELGGGALWEVGCYPVRAAQEYLGEATEVLGAALEFDAKQGVDVSGVALLRDGAGVTANCSFGLSHSYRSTYDLWGSEGRLTLEWAFTPSRDARPVLRLEQRDRETRIIAPASDQFLGVFGAFHAAIRDASARPAHHRELVRQAGLMARIRTHAG; translated from the coding sequence GTGAACATCGAAGATCTGACACCCGGCCAAGAATCCGAGCGGAGGGCCGGTATCGGCATCATCGGGTGCGCCGACATCGCCGTGCGCCGGGCGATCCCCGCGATTCGGAAGTCTCCGTTCGATCTCGTGGCGGTCGCGAGCCGTTCTCTGGCGAAGGCCGAGTCCGTCGCCGCCGGCACGGGCTGCGCGGCCGTCGAGGGGTACGAGGCCCTTCTGCGGATGCCGGGCGTCGACGCCGTGTACGTGCCGCTGCCGAACAGCGAGCACGCCGAGTGGGCGCGCCGGGCGCTGGAGGCGGGCAAGCACGTCCTCATCGAGAAGCCGGCGGTGCAGAGCGCCGGGACCGCCCGGGGGCTCGTCGAACTCGCCGAGGAGCGCGGGCTGCTCGTCATGGAGAACTTCGCGTTCCTCCGGCACCCGCAGCACGACCGGGCACAGGATCTGCTCGCCGAGGGCGCGATCGGTGAACTCCGCTCTTTCAACGGCGTGTTCGGTATCCCGCCGACCGACCCGAACGGCATCAAGTACCAGGCGGAGCTCGGCGGAGGCGCCCTGTGGGAGGTCGGCTGCTATCCCGTGCGGGCGGCCCAGGAGTACCTGGGCGAGGCGACCGAAGTCCTGGGCGCGGCACTGGAGTTCGACGCGAAGCAGGGCGTGGACGTGTCCGGGGTGGCGCTGCTGCGCGACGGTGCCGGGGTGACCGCGAACTGTTCCTTCGGCCTCTCGCACAGCTACCGCTCGACGTACGACCTCTGGGGCAGCGAGGGGCGGCTGACCCTCGAGTGGGCCTTCACACCCTCGCGCGATGCCCGTCCCGTGCTGCGTCTTGAGCAGCGGGACCGGGAGACGCGGATCATCGCGCCGGCCTCGGACCAGTTCCTCGGTGTCTTCGGCGCCTTCCACGCGGCGATCCGGGACGCGTCGGCACGTCCGGCACATCACCGGGAACTGGTGCGGCAGGCCGGTCTGATGGCCCGGATCCGCACCCACGCCGGGTGA
- the rfbA gene encoding glucose-1-phosphate thymidylyltransferase RfbA, which produces MKGIILAGGNGTRLYPITLGVSKQMLPVYDKPMIYYPLSALMLAGIRDIEIITTPEDQEMFRRLLGDGSWLGINLTYAEQDKPRGLADAFLVSADHIGDDSVALVLGDNIFHGYEFGPMLQRVGQDIEGCVLFGYPVRDPERYGVGTLDARGRLIALEEKPAKPQTNMAVTGLYLYDNKVVDYARELKPSERGELEITDLNRVYLERGEAQLIPLGRGFVWLDTGTHDALMEAGDYVQVLEHRQGVRIACLEEIAWRMGFIDRDACYRLGSRLAKSAYGKYIMEMALAG; this is translated from the coding sequence GTGAAGGGCATCATCCTGGCCGGCGGCAATGGTACGAGGCTCTATCCGATCACGCTGGGTGTCTCGAAGCAAATGCTCCCGGTTTACGACAAGCCGATGATTTATTACCCGTTGTCGGCGCTGATGCTGGCAGGTATCCGCGACATCGAGATCATCACCACCCCCGAGGACCAGGAGATGTTCCGCCGCCTCCTGGGCGACGGCTCCTGGCTCGGCATCAACCTGACCTACGCGGAGCAGGACAAGCCCCGCGGTCTCGCCGACGCCTTCCTGGTCTCCGCCGACCACATCGGCGACGACTCCGTCGCCCTCGTCCTCGGCGACAACATCTTCCACGGCTACGAGTTCGGCCCCATGCTCCAGCGCGTCGGCCAGGACATCGAGGGCTGCGTCCTGTTCGGCTACCCGGTCCGCGACCCCGAGCGCTACGGCGTCGGAACACTCGACGCCCGGGGCCGACTGATCGCCCTGGAGGAGAAGCCCGCCAAGCCGCAGACGAACATGGCCGTCACCGGGCTCTACCTCTACGACAACAAGGTCGTCGACTACGCCCGCGAGCTGAAGCCCTCCGAGCGCGGCGAGCTGGAGATCACCGACCTCAACCGGGTCTACCTGGAGCGCGGCGAGGCCCAGCTCATCCCCCTCGGCCGCGGTTTCGTCTGGCTCGACACCGGTACCCACGACGCCCTCATGGAGGCCGGCGACTACGTCCAGGTCCTGGAACACCGCCAGGGCGTGCGCATCGCCTGTCTGGAGGAGATCGCCTGGCGCATGGGCTTCATCGACCGCGACGCCTGCTACCGCCTCGGCAGCCGCCTCGCCAAATCGGCCTACGGCAAATACATCATGGAGATGGCCCTGGCCGGCTGA
- a CDS encoding nucleotide disphospho-sugar-binding domain-containing protein, with protein sequence MKILFTVGGSQAAVFGVAPLAAAARSAGHQIMLAADEPLMAAAASVGLPAVCITSERMRYGQESMTATARLDALLGLTANWTPDVVVGGLSHVPRVLAAHLGIPYVRHIWHIAPMARRDRAAVAELRPELERLGLDELPEPDLFIDLCPPPIRPEGAPAARAMRWVPRVSQQRVEPWMYTRPEGRPRVLITAGTRNLMLDTPGSSLRKLVDELTATGAEVLIAALPEAAEKYGAELGDVRIGWIPLDVVAPTCDLAVHHGGATTAMTLVNSGVPQLIIPDNGYGKAVAEAVASAGAAIVVDRNRPQEGRDPDEVIAAGCREILADPAYAARTRALAAEAATLPTPGEVLRELEALVAS encoded by the coding sequence ATGAAGATCCTGTTCACCGTCGGCGGGAGCCAGGCGGCCGTCTTCGGCGTCGCCCCGCTCGCCGCCGCCGCCCGGAGTGCCGGGCACCAGATCATGCTCGCCGCCGACGAGCCGCTCATGGCCGCCGCGGCCTCCGTCGGACTCCCCGCGGTCTGCATCACCTCCGAACGCATGCGCTACGGCCAGGAGTCGATGACCGCCACCGCCCGCCTGGACGCCCTCCTGGGGCTCACCGCGAACTGGACCCCCGACGTCGTCGTCGGCGGCCTCTCCCACGTGCCGCGCGTCCTCGCGGCCCACCTTGGGATCCCGTACGTCCGGCACATCTGGCACATCGCGCCGATGGCCCGCCGCGACCGCGCCGCCGTCGCCGAACTCCGTCCCGAGCTGGAGCGCCTGGGCCTGGACGAGCTTCCCGAGCCCGACCTCTTCATCGACCTGTGCCCGCCGCCGATACGCCCCGAGGGCGCCCCCGCCGCCCGCGCGATGCGCTGGGTCCCGCGGGTCAGCCAGCAGCGTGTCGAGCCCTGGATGTACACCCGCCCCGAGGGCCGCCCCCGCGTCCTCATCACCGCCGGCACCCGCAACCTCATGCTCGACACCCCTGGCAGCTCGCTGCGGAAGCTGGTCGACGAACTGACCGCGACGGGCGCCGAGGTGCTCATCGCCGCGCTCCCCGAGGCCGCCGAGAAGTACGGCGCGGAGCTCGGCGACGTACGCATCGGCTGGATCCCGCTCGACGTGGTCGCCCCCACCTGCGACCTGGCCGTCCACCACGGCGGCGCCACCACCGCGATGACACTGGTGAACTCGGGTGTGCCGCAGCTGATCATCCCCGACAACGGTTACGGCAAGGCCGTCGCCGAGGCCGTCGCCTCCGCCGGGGCGGCCATCGTGGTCGACAGGAACCGCCCGCAGGAGGGCCGCGACCCCGACGAGGTCATCGCCGCCGGCTGCCGGGAGATCCTCGCCGACCCCGCGTACGCGGCGCGGACCCGGGCGCTGGCCGCCGAGGCCGCCACGCTGCCGACGCCCGGCGAGGTCCTGCGCGAGCTGGAAGCCCTCGTCGCCTCCTGA
- a CDS encoding glycosyltransferase, giving the protein MKILFVTTGSQATYYAAAPLATAARNAGHQVMLAAHEPWVETAEAIGIPTFCFTADPIRHFMRVTNPGRGLRFPRELGDEEMFGQGRGFAQMGLAGVKSLLELAKDWTPDVVVGSSQSYAAMLLAAHLKVPYVRHVEYLGIPLTGIDPGAEAELRPELERLGVDGLLKPDLLLDSTPPSLRPAHDPDAQSLRWIPSNPQRRLERWMYTRPEGRRRVLITSGFRSLMFRDPGWSMPLLVSELNKQNAEVLIAASPGAAERFGADLGDARVGWIPMDVAAATCDLAVHHGGATTATTLMTNGVPQLIIPENPPEFPPNYHREAIAKAISDFGAGKTLWPVAQAPDKAPGETIAAACRELLEEPSYTERTRFLAKEISTLPTPQDIVPRLEALLHS; this is encoded by the coding sequence ATGAAAATCCTGTTCGTCACCACAGGCAGCCAGGCCACCTACTATGCCGCCGCGCCGCTGGCGACGGCCGCGCGGAACGCGGGGCACCAGGTCATGCTGGCCGCCCACGAGCCGTGGGTGGAAACGGCTGAAGCCATCGGAATCCCTACGTTCTGCTTCACGGCCGACCCGATCCGCCATTTCATGCGGGTGACGAACCCGGGCCGCGGCCTGCGGTTCCCCCGTGAGCTCGGGGACGAGGAGATGTTCGGCCAGGGCCGCGGCTTCGCCCAGATGGGCCTCGCCGGCGTCAAGTCCCTGCTCGAGCTCGCCAAGGACTGGACGCCCGACGTGGTCGTGGGCAGCTCACAGAGCTACGCGGCGATGCTGCTCGCCGCCCACCTCAAGGTCCCGTACGTCCGTCATGTCGAGTACCTGGGCATCCCGCTCACGGGCATCGACCCGGGCGCCGAGGCCGAGCTGCGCCCCGAGCTGGAGCGTCTGGGCGTGGACGGGCTGCTCAAGCCCGACCTGCTTCTCGACTCCACCCCGCCGTCGCTGCGCCCGGCGCACGACCCGGACGCGCAGTCGCTGCGCTGGATCCCCAGCAACCCGCAGCGTCGCCTGGAGCGGTGGATGTACACCCGCCCCGAGGGCCGTCGCCGTGTCCTGATCACCTCGGGCTTCCGCAGCCTGATGTTCCGCGATCCGGGCTGGTCCATGCCGTTGCTGGTCAGCGAGCTGAACAAGCAGAACGCCGAGGTCCTGATCGCCGCTTCCCCGGGTGCGGCCGAGCGCTTCGGCGCGGATCTGGGCGATGCCCGCGTCGGCTGGATCCCGATGGACGTGGCCGCGGCCACCTGTGACCTGGCCGTCCACCACGGTGGTGCGACCACGGCCACGACGCTGATGACGAACGGCGTGCCGCAGCTGATCATCCCGGAGAACCCGCCGGAGTTCCCGCCGAACTACCACCGCGAGGCCATCGCCAAGGCCATCAGTGACTTCGGCGCCGGCAAGACCCTGTGGCCGGTGGCCCAGGCACCGGACAAGGCGCCCGGCGAGACCATCGCAGCCGCCTGCCGTGAGCTCCTGGAGGAGCCGAGCTACACCGAGCGGACGCGGTTCCTGGCCAAGGAGATCTCCACGCTCCCGACGCCGCAGGACATCGTCCCCCGGCTGGAGGCCCTGCTCCACAGCTAG
- the purB gene encoding adenylosuccinate lyase, with product MIARYSLPEMAELWSDQARYTTWAEVEVLASEAQVLLGRVPEAALTDIRSARVPAAARVAELERERDHEILSFLAAFCEDMPEDSARWVHLGMTSYDLVDTALGHTLARACDLLAGAARRLRTALVEKAVAHWDTVCIGRTHGMHAEPTTFGHKLAGFAFAIDRSVRRLEEAREQVAVGTISGSVGTYALIDPFVEKHVCETLGLGAEPAPSQVVARDRHAQLVQAIATLGACVEQIALEVRLLSRSEVREVEEPRTAAYQGSSAMPHKRNPTTSERLTGLARLLRGYAGTMLENVALWHERDLSHSSVERIVLPDAFTVAHYQVTSATELIRDLDVHPDRMRAAIDHTGGLAYSSAVLADLLESGHERERTYRMIQDAANGEDFFTLLRTEGVRTDPLGPDRFLVHHDVIYKRLERLRELDH from the coding sequence GTGATAGCCCGATACTCACTGCCCGAGATGGCGGAACTCTGGTCCGACCAGGCCCGCTACACCACCTGGGCCGAGGTGGAGGTCCTGGCCTCCGAGGCGCAGGTGCTGCTCGGCAGGGTTCCCGAGGCCGCCCTCACGGACATCCGGAGCGCCCGGGTGCCGGCGGCGGCGCGCGTCGCGGAGCTGGAGCGTGAGCGCGACCACGAGATCCTCTCCTTCCTCGCGGCCTTCTGCGAGGACATGCCGGAGGACTCCGCCCGCTGGGTGCACCTCGGCATGACGAGCTACGACCTCGTGGACACCGCTCTCGGGCACACCCTCGCCCGCGCCTGCGACCTGCTGGCCGGCGCCGCGCGCCGGCTGCGCACGGCGCTGGTCGAGAAGGCCGTCGCGCACTGGGACACGGTGTGCATCGGCCGCACCCACGGCATGCACGCCGAACCCACCACCTTCGGCCACAAACTGGCCGGGTTCGCCTTCGCGATCGACCGCTCGGTACGGAGGCTGGAGGAGGCCCGCGAGCAGGTCGCCGTCGGCACGATCTCCGGCTCCGTCGGCACGTACGCGCTGATCGACCCCTTCGTCGAGAAGCACGTCTGCGAGACCCTCGGCCTGGGCGCGGAGCCGGCGCCGAGCCAGGTCGTGGCCCGCGACCGGCACGCCCAGCTCGTGCAGGCGATCGCCACGCTCGGCGCCTGCGTCGAGCAGATCGCCCTCGAGGTCCGGCTGCTCTCCCGCAGCGAGGTCCGCGAGGTCGAGGAACCCCGCACGGCCGCGTACCAGGGGTCGAGCGCCATGCCGCACAAGCGGAACCCGACGACCAGCGAGCGGCTCACCGGCCTCGCCCGGCTGCTGCGCGGCTACGCGGGAACGATGCTGGAGAACGTGGCGCTCTGGCACGAGCGAGACCTCTCCCACTCCTCCGTCGAACGGATCGTCCTGCCGGACGCCTTCACGGTCGCCCACTACCAGGTGACCTCGGCCACCGAGCTCATCCGGGACCTCGACGTGCACCCCGACCGGATGCGCGCCGCGATCGACCACACGGGCGGGCTCGCCTACAGCTCGGCGGTCCTCGCCGACCTGCTGGAGAGCGGGCACGAGCGCGAGCGGACCTACCGGATGATCCAGGACGCCGCGAACGGGGAGGACTTCTTCACGCTGCTCAGGACCGAGGGCGTACGGACCGATCCGCTGGGGCCCGATCGTTTCCTGGTACACCATGACGTCATCTACAAGCGATTGGAGCGCCTTCGTGAGCTGGACCATTGA
- a CDS encoding GNAT family N-acetyltransferase, translating to MSWTIERENGPDLNLDEVLRVYRESGLGERRPVDDTERMAAMVRNANLVVTARADGELVGIARSVSDFAYVTYLSDIAVVRAHQRSGIGRELIDATRKEAPQAKIVLLSAPAAAAYYPHIGFAAHNSAWVLNP from the coding sequence GTGAGCTGGACCATTGAGCGGGAGAACGGCCCCGACCTCAACCTCGACGAGGTACTGAGGGTCTACCGGGAGTCCGGCCTCGGCGAGCGCCGGCCCGTCGACGACACCGAGCGCATGGCCGCGATGGTCCGCAACGCCAACCTGGTCGTCACGGCCCGGGCCGACGGCGAGCTCGTCGGCATCGCCCGCAGCGTCTCGGACTTCGCCTACGTCACCTACCTCTCCGACATCGCCGTGGTCCGCGCCCACCAGCGCTCCGGCATCGGCCGCGAGCTGATCGACGCCACCCGCAAGGAGGCGCCGCAGGCCAAGATCGTGCTGCTGTCGGCGCCGGCCGCGGCCGCGTACTACCCGCACATCGGCTTCGCCGCCCACAACTCCGCCTGGGTCCTCAACCCCTGA